In Portunus trituberculatus isolate SZX2019 chromosome 46, ASM1759143v1, whole genome shotgun sequence, a single window of DNA contains:
- the LOC123520143 gene encoding meiotic nuclear division protein 1 homolog isoform X1 codes for MSRRKGLSHEEKRQKMMELFYEKKDFFQLKELEKIGPKEKGVISQAVKDVVQSLVDDGMVDTEKIGTSVYFWAFPSKAINTRKRKLNDMNSKLQEVDKKVKISVSKVEQAKVGREEDEARTEALASLKELQETQNKLQIEIQKYRESDPEVLAQMKESIQVAQAAANRWTDNIFNIKSWCKNKFHIEEEMLNKQFSIPEELDYI; via the exons atgtcTCGCCGGAAAGGActcagtcatgaagaaaagaggcaGAAGATGATGGAACTATtctatgaaaagaaagatttcTTCCAATTGAAG GAGCTGGAGAAAATAGGACCCAAAGAGAAGGGTGTTATTTCTCAGGCTGTAAAAGATGTGGTTCAGTCTCTTGTGGATGATGGTATGGTGGACACAGAAAAGATTGGCACGTCAGTATACTTCTGGGCCTTTCCAAG tAAAGCCATAAATACTCGAAAGCGCAAGTTAAATGATATGAACTCCAAGTTGCAGGAGGTGGACAAGAAAGTAAAGATTTCTGTGAGCAAGGTGGAACAAGCAAAG GTTGGGCGTGAGGAGGATGAGGCCCGCACTGAAGCACTGGCATCACTGAAGGAATTGCAGGAGACACAGAATAAGCTACAAATAGAGATCCAAAAATACCGTGAAAGTGATCCAGAGGTGCTTGCTCAGATGAAGGAGAGCATTCAA GTGGCTCAAGCTGCTGCCAACCGCTGGACAGATAATATTTTTAACATCAAAAGTTGGTGCAAGAATAAGTTtcatatagaagaagaaatgttGAACAAGCAGTTCAGCATACCTGAGGAACTGGATTACATATAG
- the LOC123520143 gene encoding meiotic nuclear division protein 1 homolog isoform X2 gives MSRRKGLSHEEKRQKMMELFYEKKDFFQLKELEKIGPKEKGVISQAVKDVVQSLVDDGMVDTEKIGTSVYFWAFPSKAINTRKRKLNDMNSKLQEVDKKVKISVSKVEQAKVGREEDEARTEALASLKELQETQNKLQIEIQKYRESDPEVLAQMKESIQNKIRTAIVFTLRQM, from the exons atgtcTCGCCGGAAAGGActcagtcatgaagaaaagaggcaGAAGATGATGGAACTATtctatgaaaagaaagatttcTTCCAATTGAAG GAGCTGGAGAAAATAGGACCCAAAGAGAAGGGTGTTATTTCTCAGGCTGTAAAAGATGTGGTTCAGTCTCTTGTGGATGATGGTATGGTGGACACAGAAAAGATTGGCACGTCAGTATACTTCTGGGCCTTTCCAAG tAAAGCCATAAATACTCGAAAGCGCAAGTTAAATGATATGAACTCCAAGTTGCAGGAGGTGGACAAGAAAGTAAAGATTTCTGTGAGCAAGGTGGAACAAGCAAAG GTTGGGCGTGAGGAGGATGAGGCCCGCACTGAAGCACTGGCATCACTGAAGGAATTGCAGGAGACACAGAATAAGCTACAAATAGAGATCCAAAAATACCGTGAAAGTGATCCAGAGGTGCTTGCTCAGATGAAGGAGAGCATTCAA AACAAAATTCGGACAGCTATTGTCTTCACACTGCGACAAATGTGA